Proteins from a genomic interval of Chelonoidis abingdonii isolate Lonesome George chromosome 7, CheloAbing_2.0, whole genome shotgun sequence:
- the LOC142047079 gene encoding uncharacterized protein LOC142047079 produces the protein MPLMTTLVSSFYSFTLQAGTQACAPLPLKPCQFLLGVDSSHCIFSVDCANFPQQTDSHVEYSGLAGSVQSQLQSSHRNFDIYEQVARGMDEKGHKGETQQSRAKIKEMRQVYQKAREAPKTCHFYKELHVILCGDTTSTHKSSVDTSGGLEATASRVNPEAEVLDEEVELEEDVGQATGLFGAMASQDLFLISERSSQSQQSRSGVPEAERGALETVAPIRSYFWWNQSSTQMCP, from the exons atgcccctcaTGACCACTCTGGTAAGCAGTTTCTACTCTTTTACCCTGCAGGCAGGTACACAGGCATGCGCCCCTCTCCCTTTAAAGCCTTGTCAATTTTTGCTTGGTGTGGACAGCTCACATTGCATCTTCTCAGTTGACTGTGCCAACTTTCCACAACAAACAGACTCCCATGTGGAGTACAGTGGACTTGCTGGatctgtgcagtcacagctccaATCCAGCCATAGGAACTTTGACATCTACGAGCAGGTTGCTCGTGGCATGGATGAGAAGGGGCACAAAGGGGAAACGCAGCAGTCCCGAGCTAAGATAAAGGAGATGAGGCAGGtttaccagaaggcaagggaggcaccgaaaacatgccacttttacaaggagctgcatgtcATCCTCTGCGGCGACACCACCTCCACCCACAAGAGCTCTGTGGATACTTCAGGGGGCCTGGAGGCTACAGCCAGCAGAGTCAATCCCGAGGCCGAAGTGCTGGACGAGGAGGTCGAGTTGGAGGAGGATGTGGGACAGGCAACAGGCTTGTTTGGTGCCATGGCAAGCCAGGACCTCTTTTTGATTTCAGAaaggtctagccagtcccagcagtccAGGTCAGGTGTGCCTGAAGCAGAGAGGGGAGCTCTG GAAACTGTCGCACCAATCAGAAGTTATTTCTGGTggaaccaaagcagcacacag atgtgcccttga